The Aequorivita sublithincola DSM 14238 genome window below encodes:
- a CDS encoding ParA family protein: MGKIIAIANQKGGVGKTTTSVNLAASLGVLEKKVLLIDADPQANATSGLGIDVESVEVGTYQLLEHSATAKEAIVATNSPNLDLIPSHIDLVAIEIELVDVENREYMLKKAIEGLKADYDYILIDCAPSLGLLTLNALTAADSVLIPIQCEYFALEGLGKLLNTIKSIQKIHNANLDIEGLLLTMYDQRLRLSNQVVDEVKKHFDEMVFKTIIQRNVRLSEAPSYGESIISYDASSKGADNYLSLAHELIQKNEKE, translated from the coding sequence ATGGGTAAAATAATTGCAATTGCAAACCAAAAAGGAGGAGTGGGAAAGACTACTACCTCAGTGAATTTAGCGGCCTCATTGGGCGTTTTGGAGAAAAAAGTTTTACTTATAGATGCAGATCCTCAGGCAAATGCAACCTCAGGATTAGGAATTGATGTTGAAAGTGTTGAGGTTGGTACCTACCAATTGTTAGAGCACAGCGCGACTGCAAAGGAAGCCATCGTTGCCACAAATTCTCCAAATTTAGATTTAATACCGTCCCACATAGATTTGGTGGCCATTGAAATTGAATTGGTTGACGTAGAAAACCGTGAATATATGCTGAAAAAAGCCATTGAAGGCTTAAAAGCAGATTACGACTATATTCTTATAGATTGCGCACCATCATTGGGTTTGCTTACTTTGAATGCATTAACGGCAGCAGATTCAGTTCTGATTCCAATTCAATGTGAATATTTTGCTTTGGAAGGCCTTGGAAAACTGTTGAACACGATTAAAAGCATTCAGAAAATACACAATGCAAACCTAGATATTGAAGGTTTGTTACTTACAATGTATGATCAGCGTTTGCGACTTTCAAACCAAGTTGTAGATGAAGTGAAAAAGCATTTTGACGAAATGGTTTTCAAAACAATCATTCAGCGCAATGTGCGTTTAAGTGAAGCGCCCAGTTATGGCGAGAGTATTATTAGTTACGATGCTTCAAGTAAAGGAGCCGATAATTATTTAAGTTTGGCGCACGAATTAATCCAAAAAAACGAAAAAGAATAA
- a CDS encoding T9SS type A sorting domain-containing protein gives MKKFYILLLILTTQFTFAQIRFQNIPENAIYPESKAVETITATIPYQGYEETQAYFGQGEYEIFLDNLDGVLDKPIIILDGFDPGDARDINGLYASLSFDGQNMADILRNEGFDIVILNAPVYNTGGKDIDGGADYIQRNAMVLIAMIQKLNADKVGNEELVVLGPSMGGLIARYGLAYMEANSLDAETRLYISFDSPHRGANIPISLQYLINYFAIQVGDATAQQVVDQLLNSPAAKEMLLDHLKGHLLAGSDFEQDPTKVLPLGAPGFRNEFQAELEALGFPSSVRNVTMINGSGNGTTTGSPGATVVDTNLTIDALTNIDVALKFTPPTNQTNTVTDLTVFFAGIPVNTYATTSQSPSTSAGLDSSPGGTGSISDALGDGGGNQVLIDFINALQQDLYSFIPTMSSLAIDNPDWYATPNLANSPFVNVFIQNTNEDHVTVTAASAQFALDEIRNGTIGISENQLNNQFVLSQNPVSSNIVIAIPKNSLNTQVTTSVFSITGQKLMQQTWNTPQGEISWNQNLSSGIYLLKIDNGISTQTIKVVVQ, from the coding sequence ATGAAAAAGTTTTACATTCTCCTTTTAATCCTCACCACCCAATTCACCTTCGCCCAAATACGTTTTCAAAATATTCCTGAAAACGCAATATATCCGGAGAGCAAAGCCGTTGAAACAATTACCGCAACCATTCCCTATCAAGGTTATGAAGAAACGCAAGCCTATTTTGGTCAAGGTGAATATGAAATATTTTTAGACAATCTGGATGGAGTTTTAGACAAACCCATAATAATCCTAGACGGTTTTGATCCAGGAGATGCTAGAGACATCAACGGTCTCTACGCCAGCCTAAGTTTTGACGGACAAAACATGGCAGACATTCTTCGTAATGAAGGTTTTGATATTGTAATCCTAAACGCACCAGTATATAACACAGGCGGAAAAGACATAGATGGCGGCGCAGACTACATTCAGCGGAACGCGATGGTTTTGATTGCAATGATTCAAAAATTAAACGCAGACAAAGTAGGTAATGAAGAACTAGTAGTTCTCGGTCCAAGTATGGGTGGCTTGATTGCTCGTTATGGGTTGGCATATATGGAAGCCAATAGTCTAGATGCCGAAACACGTCTTTATATTTCGTTTGATTCACCACATCGCGGGGCGAATATTCCTATCAGTCTTCAGTATTTAATAAATTATTTCGCAATTCAAGTAGGCGACGCAACTGCGCAACAAGTTGTGGATCAACTTTTGAATTCTCCTGCGGCGAAGGAAATGCTGCTGGATCATTTAAAAGGTCATCTTTTGGCTGGCTCTGACTTTGAGCAAGATCCAACTAAAGTTTTGCCTTTGGGTGCTCCTGGTTTTAGAAATGAATTTCAGGCAGAGTTAGAAGCTCTAGGTTTCCCAAGTAGTGTGAGAAACGTAACAATGATAAACGGTAGCGGCAACGGAACAACTACAGGAAGCCCCGGCGCCACAGTGGTAGACACCAATCTTACTATAGATGCTTTAACAAATATAGATGTTGCGCTCAAGTTCACTCCGCCAACAAACCAGACCAACACCGTTACAGACCTAACGGTTTTCTTTGCAGGTATTCCTGTAAACACTTATGCTACTACTTCACAGTCGCCTAGTACTAGTGCAGGTTTAGATAGTTCTCCTGGTGGAACTGGAAGCATCAGCGATGCTCTTGGCGATGGTGGCGGCAACCAAGTTTTAATAGATTTTATCAATGCCCTGCAACAGGATCTGTATTCCTTTATTCCTACAATGAGTTCTTTGGCGATAGACAATCCAGATTGGTATGCTACGCCCAACTTGGCCAATTCACCTTTTGTAAATGTTTTTATTCAAAATACTAACGAAGATCACGTAACTGTAACTGCTGCAAGCGCTCAGTTTGCTTTAGATGAAATACGAAATGGAACCATAGGAATTTCAGAAAATCAGTTAAACAATCAATTTGTTCTTTCACAAAATCCAGTTTCTAGCAACATTGTTATAGCAATTCCGAAGAATTCTTTAAACACTCAAGTAACCACTTCAGTTTTCAGTATAACTGGACAGAAACTGATGCAGCAAACTTGGAACACACCACAAGGAGAAATTTCTTGGAATCAAAATCTTTCCAGCGGAATCTATTTGTTGAAAATAGACAACGGTATTTCCACCCAAACCATAAAAGTGGTGGTTCAGTAA
- a CDS encoding 2'-5' RNA ligase family protein, translating to MKKYLIAIGLGLMIFSCTPKEVNIIAIDVLLTPSEEMHAQAIYLNALMKQNNPETITLDENHIPHITLLQCFINEEDLPKVNNALEGLFSTIENDSLKAENLFYYKEKEESFAMISVEKSQQLLKLHEKTIELMKSFILKNGSDEAFIQNPDGSPISESTVTYVPEFVEKHSYENFDPHISLGVAQKTLLDSLASTIFKPIRFKATSISVYHLGDHGTAQKLLWKSE from the coding sequence ATGAAGAAATATCTAATCGCAATCGGTTTAGGTTTGATGATTTTTTCCTGCACGCCAAAGGAGGTAAATATAATCGCAATAGACGTATTGTTAACACCTTCGGAAGAGATGCACGCGCAAGCCATTTATCTAAACGCGTTGATGAAGCAGAACAATCCTGAAACCATAACACTTGATGAAAACCACATTCCCCACATCACGTTGTTGCAATGTTTCATCAATGAAGAAGATTTACCGAAAGTGAATAATGCTTTGGAAGGACTTTTCAGCACAATTGAAAACGATTCCTTAAAAGCAGAAAATCTTTTCTATTATAAGGAAAAAGAAGAAAGCTTCGCAATGATTTCAGTTGAAAAAAGTCAGCAATTATTAAAACTTCACGAGAAAACTATTGAGTTGATGAAATCATTTATATTGAAAAACGGTTCTGACGAAGCTTTCATACAAAACCCAGACGGTAGTCCAATCAGTGAATCTACTGTGACGTATGTTCCTGAATTTGTGGAGAAACATAGTTATGAAAACTTTGATCCGCACATTAGTTTGGGAGTTGCTCAAAAAACGCTATTGGATAGTTTAGCTTCAACTATTTTTAAGCCAATTCGCTTTAAAGCAACGTCAATAAGCGTTTATCATCTAGGTGATCACGGAACCGCACAAAAATTACTTTGGAAATCTGAATAA
- a CDS encoding SDR family oxidoreductase: MEKILVAGANGTTGKKIISILKESNKYEPIAMVRKEEQASHFKTEGVKTMLADLENDVSQTTNGIDRVIFAAGSGGKKVMEVDQEGAKKLMDASKEKGVKKFVMLSSMGADNPEKAEDLKEYLKAKHNADEYLKQSGVQYTIVRPGALTNNDGKGKISLENKLNKQGEISRSDVAETLVASLEDAVAKNKTFEILEGETYIKAALEKI, translated from the coding sequence ATGGAAAAAATATTAGTAGCAGGTGCAAATGGCACCACAGGGAAAAAAATAATTTCGATATTAAAAGAATCTAATAAATATGAACCTATTGCGATGGTTCGGAAAGAAGAACAAGCTTCACATTTTAAAACTGAAGGTGTAAAAACGATGCTTGCAGATTTAGAAAATGATGTGAGCCAAACCACAAATGGAATTGACCGCGTAATCTTCGCAGCGGGTTCTGGTGGCAAGAAAGTGATGGAAGTAGATCAAGAAGGTGCAAAAAAACTGATGGATGCTTCTAAAGAAAAAGGAGTGAAAAAATTTGTAATGCTAAGTTCAATGGGCGCTGACAATCCAGAAAAAGCAGAAGATTTAAAAGAATATCTAAAAGCAAAACACAACGCAGATGAATATCTGAAACAATCTGGCGTTCAATACACCATTGTACGTCCCGGAGCCCTAACTAACAATGATGGAAAAGGGAAAATTTCTTTAGAAAACAAACTTAATAAACAAGGCGAAATATCCCGAAGTGATGTAGCGGAAACGCTTGTAGCTTCTCTGGAAGATGCAGTTGCAAAAAATAAAACCTTTGAAATTTTAGAGGGCGAAACTTATATTAAAGCGGCGCTAGAAAAGATATAA
- a CDS encoding SDR family oxidoreductase — protein sequence MDYTAKMLRDNALKGKTIVVTGGGSGLGKAMTTYFLELGANVVITSRNIEKLQTVKKELEESTGGKVLPVQCDVRNYDEVEAMVAASVKEFGSVDVLLNNAAGNFISPTERLSANAFDTIIDIVLKGTKNCTLAFGKHWIEKKETNKTVLNIVTTYAFTGSAYVVPSATAKAGVLAMTRSLAVEWAKYGIRFNAIAPGPFPTKGAWDRLLPGDLKEKFDPAKKVPVKRVGEHQELANLAAYLVSDFSAYINGEVVVIDGGEWLKGAGQMNLLEEVPQQMWDMLEAMIRDKKKS from the coding sequence ATGGATTATACTGCAAAAATGCTTCGCGACAACGCTTTAAAAGGAAAAACAATAGTTGTAACAGGCGGCGGAAGCGGCTTAGGAAAAGCAATGACAACCTACTTTTTGGAACTTGGAGCCAATGTGGTTATCACTTCCCGAAACATTGAAAAACTTCAAACCGTAAAAAAGGAACTTGAAGAATCAACAGGTGGAAAAGTACTTCCAGTGCAATGCGATGTAAGAAATTATGATGAAGTAGAAGCAATGGTAGCAGCTTCCGTAAAGGAATTTGGCAGCGTTGACGTTCTTTTGAACAATGCCGCAGGAAATTTCATTTCACCTACAGAAAGACTTTCAGCAAATGCTTTTGATACAATTATAGATATCGTTTTAAAAGGAACAAAAAACTGTACACTTGCTTTCGGAAAACATTGGATTGAAAAGAAAGAAACCAATAAAACCGTTCTTAATATTGTAACAACTTACGCCTTCACAGGTTCTGCATACGTGGTGCCGAGTGCAACGGCAAAGGCAGGTGTGTTAGCAATGACGCGTTCTTTAGCCGTTGAATGGGCAAAATACGGAATCCGTTTTAATGCAATCGCTCCAGGACCTTTCCCAACAAAAGGAGCTTGGGATAGATTGCTTCCGGGCGATTTAAAAGAAAAATTCGATCCTGCAAAAAAGGTTCCTGTAAAACGAGTTGGTGAACACCAAGAACTTGCAAATCTTGCAGCTTATCTAGTTTCAGATTTTTCAGCATACATAAACGGAGAAGTAGTAGTAATAGATGGTGGCGAATGGTTAAAAGGCGCGGGACAAATGAATCTTTTAGAAGAAGTTCCGCAACAAATGTGGGATATGTTGGAAGCGATGATACGGGATAAAAAGAAATCCTAA